The following is a genomic window from Haloarcula sp. DT43.
ATCGTCACGCAGTTCGTCGGGACGGACCTGACGACCGCCAGCCAGGGGTCGCTGCTCACCGTTGCCACCCCGGTCGCCGCACTCTTGCTGGCCGCCGTCGTCGTCGACGAGCGACTCACCCGCGCGAAGGGTGTCGGCGTCACGCTCGCCATCGCCGGGACGGCGCTGGTCGTCGCCGACAGCGGGCTCAGCGGCCACCTTGACCCGGTCGGCGTGCTCGCCCTGCTGGGCGCGAGCGTGACGTGGGCCGCCTACACCGTCTGGGGCAAGCCCCTCGTGGCGCGCTTCTCGGCGCTCGAAACCGCCACCTACGCCACCGTCGCGGCGACGCCGATGCTCGCGGTCCTGTCGGCCGGCGAACTGTGGCTGCTTGGCCGCTCCGTCGGCTCGCTCCCGACCGACCCCGCGGTCCTCGGCGCGGTCGCGTATCTGGGCGTGTTCGCCACCGCGGCGGCGTGGTACCTCTGGTACAAGGGCCTGGAGTACGTCGACGCCGGCACCGTGTCGGTGGTGTTCGCCGCCCAGCCGGTGGTCGGGACCGCGCTCGGCGCGGCCCTGCTCGGCGAGCGGGTCGGCCCCTGGTTCCTGGTCGGCGGTGCCCTGCTGCTGGCCGCCGTCGTGGTCGTCGGCCGGGCGCGGGCGTAGTGCCGGAGGACAACACAGAAAAGCCCCCCTCGCATATCGCCTGCCAATGACGGTGACGCTCCCGACCGAGGCCGACGACTGGGCCGCCGCGTGGCGCGACCGAATCAACGAGCGCTCCGCGTTCGCCGACAGCGCCGACGGCTTCACCGCCACGTTCTGTTTCGAGATTCGGGCCGACGACGCCTACGCCGGCGAACCGATACAGGTCGCCGTCGCCATCGAGGACGGCGTCTGTACCGCCGCGAACACGGCCGCCGACCCCGAGTACGACTTCGCGTTCCGCGGCCGCTACAGCGACTGGGTCACCATGCTGCAGGGCGACCTGGACATCTCGGCCGCGGCGATGGACGGGACGTTCGACGTCGAAGGCGACACGATGCGGCTGCTGCGCCGCCAGGAGACCATCGCCGAGATGGTCGCGGCGGCACAGAGCGTCGACACCGAGTTCGAGCACTGACCGACGGGCTTTTGTCCGCCCGCCGGACCATCACGGGTATGCTCGACAAACTCGGTGCGGTCGGCATCGCCGGCATCGTCGTCCTGCTCGCCGGCATCGGTCTCGTCGCCTGGAAAGCCCCCGTCGTCGCCGCCGGCATCGCCCTCGTCGTCGGCGGCCTCGGGCTGGTCGTCTACGGGCTCGTCACCACGCTGCTCGGCGCGTTCGGGCTCGGCGGCGGGATGGGTGGCGGCATGGGCGGCGGCGGCATGCCCTGACCCCCTAACAGGTCGTGTCCGCGTCGACGTCGAACTCGAACCGCGCCCCGCCCTCGTCGCCTTCCGTAACGTGTACCGCCCAGCCGTGGGCCTCGGCGATTGTCCTGACGATGTAGAGCCCGAAGCCGGTCCCGTCGGCCGCCAGCGACGCGCCCGGCTCGAACACCCACTCGCGGTCGTCGGGGTCGATACCCCGGCCGTCGTCCTCGACTGCGAACCCCTCCGCCGTCGGCACGACGCGGACCGTCAGCCGCCGCCCGTCGTCTTCCGGGCCGTGTGTCGCGGCGTTGGCGAAGACGTTCTCGAACAGGCGGAGCAGCCGCTCCCGGTCGCCCGCGACCAGTATCGGCGGCGGCCGTTCCAGAACCGCCCTCTCAGTCTCGACGTGGCTCCAGGCCGCCGCCGCCACGTCCGCGACGTCGAGGGTCGTCTCGTCGGTCGCCAGCGTCCCCTCCCTGGTCGCGGTTCGCATGTCGTCGATTATCGCCTCTAACCGTTCGAGCCCCGCTCTGGCGGCGTCGATGTGTTCCGAAGGCTCTGCCCGGGCGGCCAGTTCGAGGTGGCCGCTCGTGACGGTCAGTGGCGTCCGGAGGTCGTGTGCCAGGAGGTCGGCGAACTCCGAGAGCCGCTCGTTCTGTCGCCGGAGGTGCCATTCGCGCTCGCGCCGGGCCGTGATGTCGCGGCCGACGCCGCTGAACCCCTGTACCGTCCCGTCCTCGGCCGTGAGCAGCCGGCCGGTGAGTTCGAACCGCACCACGCCCTCCGTCGTCTCGGCCCGCGCTTCGACGGTCGTCTGGCCGACGTCGAACACCTCGCCGATGGCCGCCTCGACGGCCGCGCGGTCGTCCTCGACGAAGAACTCCGTCGGGGCCATCCCCGACAGTTCCTCGTCGGTCAGGTCGAACAGGTCGTTCAACCGAGCGTTCCAGTGGGTGAGCTGGCCGTCCGCGTCGTAGACGTAGAAGACATCGTCGAGCGTCTCGAGTGCGGCCGACAGGACACGACACCGGTCTTCCATGCCACAGAGAGGCCGTCGAGCAATATAACTTCTCAGTCCGGACCGTGTCACGCGCTGGAACCGCTGCCGGGGCCGGTTCAGTTCTCGCTCGTCGGCCGGTCGGCCCGGTGCTCGCTGATTATCTGGTCGACCATCTCCGCGTTCTGCTCCTTCCGGCGGTCGGCGGCGCGGTCCTCCCAGTCCTCGATGGCCGCCTCGATTTCGCTCTCGCGGGCGACGGCCAGTTCGTCCACCTCCTGGACGGTGACCAGCTCCGCCGGCGCGACGGGGACCTCGTTGTCGAACAGCACCTGGTCGGCCACGTCCGAGAGGTTGCCGTTCCGGAGGACGACTTTCGGGTCGATGTCGGCCAGCTGCTGGGCGGTCGAGCGTCCCGCGCCCGAGGCGTCCCGGAACATGACGATGTCGTCCTCGACGAGCCCGAACCGCTCGTCGGCGTCGGCGATGGCGTCCTTGGTGAACTGCTCGACGACCTTCACCGGCGTCAGCCCCTCCTGTTTCTCCGAGACGTCGGCGAAGTTCGAGTGGTCGAGCTTCCACAGCGCCTTCAGCCGGTCGAGCTTGTCGGCCAGCGCCTCGCGTTTCTCCTGTTCCGCCTCGACTTTCCGCTCCAGGGCGTCGTTGCGCCGCTGGAGCCGCGTCACCTCGCGGTCCTTCCTGACCTCGCGCCGACCCTCGCTGCGGGCCTTCTCCAGCTGTCTGTCCTTCTCCGAGAGCTGGTCGTTTTTCTGCTGTATCGTCTCCTTGAGGTCGTCGACGTGTGATTCGAGGCGCTCGATGCGGGCGTTCAGCCGCTTTATCTCCTTCTCGTCGTCGGTGAGCTCGCGGGGCTCGTGGGCCGTCGTGTCCTCGTCCTCGCCGTCGTCGT
Proteins encoded in this region:
- a CDS encoding DMT family transporter, whose translation is MSRLDRALGVCAPLLAAVLWGGMYVVSKWGFGEIPPVTLGFLRVALGAVLLVAIVKSTVATRSPTRTDWRGFVALGALVTATIVTQFVGTDLTTASQGSLLTVATPVAALLLAAVVVDERLTRAKGVGVTLAIAGTALVVADSGLSGHLDPVGVLALLGASVTWAAYTVWGKPLVARFSALETATYATVAATPMLAVLSAGELWLLGRSVGSLPTDPAVLGAVAYLGVFATAAAWYLWYKGLEYVDAGTVSVVFAAQPVVGTALGAALLGERVGPWFLVGGALLLAAVVVVGRARA
- a CDS encoding SCP2 sterol-binding domain-containing protein, with the protein product MTVTLPTEADDWAAAWRDRINERSAFADSADGFTATFCFEIRADDAYAGEPIQVAVAIEDGVCTAANTAADPEYDFAFRGRYSDWVTMLQGDLDISAAAMDGTFDVEGDTMRLLRRQETIAEMVAAAQSVDTEFEH
- a CDS encoding DUF7470 family protein; translation: MLDKLGAVGIAGIVVLLAGIGLVAWKAPVVAAGIALVVGGLGLVVYGLVTTLLGAFGLGGGMGGGMGGGGMP
- a CDS encoding sensor histidine kinase; its protein translation is MEDRCRVLSAALETLDDVFYVYDADGQLTHWNARLNDLFDLTDEELSGMAPTEFFVEDDRAAVEAAIGEVFDVGQTTVEARAETTEGVVRFELTGRLLTAEDGTVQGFSGVGRDITARREREWHLRRQNERLSEFADLLAHDLRTPLTVTSGHLELAARAEPSEHIDAARAGLERLEAIIDDMRTATREGTLATDETTLDVADVAAAAWSHVETERAVLERPPPILVAGDRERLLRLFENVFANAATHGPEDDGRRLTVRVVPTAEGFAVEDDGRGIDPDDREWVFEPGASLAADGTGFGLYIVRTIAEAHGWAVHVTEGDEGGARFEFDVDADTTC